From a single Brassica napus cultivar Da-Ae chromosome C9, Da-Ae, whole genome shotgun sequence genomic region:
- the LOC125592682 gene encoding glutathione S-transferase T3-like has protein sequence MDSTNPYSQSSNFVDLLNSQQDSFLPEQSPTSIPSCPYASISHGGELRSSQLHVFSTQCTEPSSFCEDSPTERRERKKWTVTDDLVLISAWLNTSKDPVIGNEKKAVKQEVKQAAIQCKQRWQKMNDLVSKFCGAYAAATRQRTSGQNEADTLKLAHKIFYNDQKIKFNLHHAWEELRNDQKWCEVASSRRDVSGKKRKCDDGAQSESSQATSNLGDEPTNRPPGVKAAKRASGKRSIADSLSASEY, from the coding sequence ATGGATTCTACGAATCCATATAGTCAGTCCAGCAATTTTGTTGACCTTTTGAACAGTCAACAAGATTCATTCCTTCCTGAACAGTCACCAACCTCCATTCCTTCCTGTCCCTATGCGAGTATCTCGCATGGTGGTGAGCTCCGATCATCACAGCTCCATGTGTTCAGTACTCAATGTACTGAACCTTCAAGCTTCTGTGAAGACTCACCTACAGAGCGGAGGGAAAGAAAGAAGTGGACAGTCACAGATGATCTAGTGCTCATTAGCGCATGGTTAAACACTAGCAAGGACCCTGTGATTGGGAACGAGAAGAAAGCGGTGAAACAAGAGGTGAAACAAGCAGCCATCCAATGTAAGCAAAGGTGGCAGAAGATGAACGATCTTGTATCCAAGTTTTGTGGAGCCTATGCGGCTGCAACAAGACAGAGAACAAGTGGTCAGAACGAGGCTGATACTTTAAAACTGGCACACAAAATCTTCTACAACGATCAGAAGATTAAATTTAATCTTCACCATGCTTGGGAGGAGCTGAGGAATGACCAGAAATGGTGTGAAGTTGCTAGTAGCAGGCGCGATGTAAGTGGTAAGAAGAGAAAGTGTGATGATGGAGCACAATCAGAAAGCTCTCAAGCAACTTCCAACCTCGGTGATGAACCAACTAACCGACCTCCTGGCGTTAAGGCAGCCAAAAGAGCCTCTGGTAAGAGAAGCATCGCAGATAGCCTGTCTGCCTCTGAGTATTAG